The following coding sequences lie in one Lolium perenne isolate Kyuss_39 chromosome 2, Kyuss_2.0, whole genome shotgun sequence genomic window:
- the LOC127333886 gene encoding serpin-Z1, producing MAEQQLADAMKDQAAFSMRLLRGLGLRGDQNVAFSPVSFHAVLSLLAAGATGAIRDQIVSFLGPAGAEAHAALMSSFGQALRPSCEEGRRSPKIRCATGVWVDSSLRLKPAFAAMAASRFNAEARAVSFGSSPEQARSEINEWFEGSTGGQWKELLPEGSISGATMVVLANALYFRGYWYDPFDPTLTEDGDFYVSPGHTVRTPFMAGNYLHEYMCIACHPGFKALRMIYAGSHHDRLLSMCIYLPDDRDGLPELVHALSSDPAALLAVPTKRVPVGKLRIPKFEVSLRLEASQLLRDLGLDLPFRLNPAGQSFSEMLEDSKTPMAVSSVIHHCSVSVNEEGTVATADTNMEIIGFGPPSDEVIVDFVADHPFLFFIIREEGDNTSAIVYAGQVVNPLLD from the coding sequence ATGGCGGAGCAGCAGCTCGCCGACGCCATGAAGGACCAGGCCGCCTTCTCCATGCGACTCCTCCGTGGCCTCGGCCTCCGCGGAGACCAAAATGTCGCCTTCTCGCCGGTGTCTTTCCACGCCGTCCTCTCCCTCCTCGCGGCGGGTGCCACGGGTGCCATCCGGGACCAGATCGTCTCCTTCCTTGGCCCAGCCGGCGCTGAAGCGCATGCTGCCCTCATGTCCAGCTTCGGCCAAGCACTCAGGCCCAGCTGCGAGGAAGGGAGACGGAGTCCCAAGATCCGGTGCGCTACGGGGGTGTGGGTCGACTCCTCGCTCCGCCTCAAGCCCGCCTTCGCGGCCATGGCGGCATCCAGGTTCAACGCGGAGGCGCGAGCCGTCTCCTTTGGGTCAAGCCCCGAGCAGGCCAGGTCCGAGATCAACGAGTGGTTCGAGGGCAGCACAGGAGGCCAGTGGAAAGAGCTCCTTCCTGAGGGTTCCATCAGCGGCGCCACGATGGTCGTCCTCGCGAATGCACTCTACTTCAGAGGCTACTGGTACGACCCCTTCGACCCTACGCTCACGGAGGACGGCGACTTCTATGTCTCGCCAGGCCACACCGTTCGCACGCCGTTCATGGCCGGGAACTACCTGCACGAGTACATGTGCATCGCCTGCCACCCCGGCTTCAAAGCCCTGCGAATGATCTACGCCGGCAGCCATCACGACCGACTTCTCTCCATGTGCATCTACCTCCCCGACGATCGGGACGGGCTGCCTGAATTGGTGCACGCGCTCAGCTCTGACCCGGCCGCACTCCTCGCCGTGCCAACGAAAAGGGTGCCCGTTGGCAAGCTGAGGATCCCCAAGTTCGAGGTGTCGCTGAGGCTTGAGGCCTCGCAGCTCCTCCGCGACCTCGGGCTGGACCTGCCGTTCCGTCTCAATCCAGCCGGCCAATCCTTCTCGGAGATGCTTGAAGATTCCAAGACGCCGATGGCTGTGTCGTCCGTCATCCACCACTGCTCCGTCAGTGTCAACGAGGAAGGTACCGTGGCCACTGCAGACACCAATATGGAAATTATTGGATTTGGCCCACCGTCGGATGAGGTAATCGTAGACTTCGTCGCCGATCACCCGTTCCTCTTTTTCATCATCAGGGAGGAGGGGGACAACACCAGCGCAATTGTTTACGCCGGCCAAGTTGTTAATCCTCTCTTAGATTAA